In one Rattus rattus isolate New Zealand chromosome 16, Rrattus_CSIRO_v1, whole genome shotgun sequence genomic region, the following are encoded:
- the LOC116885326 gene encoding spliceosome-associated protein CWC15 homolog, which translates to MTTAARPTFEPARGGRGKGEGDLSQLSKQYSSRDLPSHTKIKYRQTTQDAPEEVRNRDFRRELEERERAAAREKNRDRPTREHTTSSSVSKKPRLDQIPAANLDADDPLTDEEDEDFEEESDDDDTAALLAELEKIKKERAEEQARKEQEQKAEEERIRMENILSGNPLLNLTGPSQPQANFKVKRRWDDDVVFKNCAKGIDDQKKDKRFVNDTLRSEFHKKFMEKYIK; encoded by the coding sequence ATGACAACAGCAGCCAGGCCAACTTTTGAACCTGCaagaggtgggagaggaaaaggagaaggtgatttgagccagctctccaagcAGTATTCAAGCAGAGACCTTCCCTCTCATACAAAGATAAAGTACAGACAAACCACACAGGATGCCCCTGAAGAGGTTCGCAACCGTGACTTCAGGAGAGAgttggaagagagggagagagctgctGCAAGGGAGAAAAATAGGGACCGTCCAACCCGAGAACACACAACTTCCTCTTCGGTGTCCAAGAAGCCCCGCTTAGACCAGATTCCTGCTGCCAACCTTGATGCTGACGATCCTCTCacagatgaggaagatgaggattTTGAAGAGGAAAGCGATGACGATGACACTGCAGCTCTTCTTGCAGAGCTAGAAAAGAtcaagaaggagagagctgaagaGCAGGCCAGAAAGGAGCAAGAAcaaaaagcagaggaagagagaattcGCATGGAAAACATTCTGAGTGGAAACCCTCTCCTGAATCTCACGGGCCCGTCCCAGCCTCAGGCCAACTTCAAGGTTAAAAGAAGGTGGGACGATGATGTTGTTTTTAAGAACTGTGCAAAGGGTATAGATgatcaaaagaaagacaaaagatttGTAAACGATACGCTGCGATCTGAATTTCACAAAAAGTTCATGGAGAAATATATCAAGTAG